The genomic interval ACGCATTCGGTGAAATTAAATAATCCCACTTACTCGATTCCTCATGAAAATTCTTCTTATATTTTTCCGTATCCGTGCCAGGCATATGTACTTCTTTCATATCTGCTGCTAATTTCTTCAAAGGTGTTCCATGCCATGTTTGTAAATAAGTAGTGTGCTTGGGCTTTGGAATCCAAAGCGGCAAACGACTATTCGATACCCAAAAGCGGGCACGTGTCATTTTCAAAAGCCAAGGAATCGTAAAACGGGCCACATAAGGAATACCTGCATCCTCAAAGGTTTTGGTATACCGTTTATCCACACTCCAATACATCTTATATTCCGGATGATGGTTTTGCAAATACTCATAAATCGCTCGCGGATTGCAGCTATACTGCTTGCCAAGAAAGCTTTCAAACATCACAAGCTTTCTATCAACAGGCAACACTTTCCCTGCAATGCCGAAAGCGACTTTATATGCATTCGTAAGCATCGTCTTTAGTTTATGCGTCAATGATGCCATATACTATATACTTCTCCTTCCTAAGAAAAGCGTAGGGCGCCTTTCCCTTCCGAAGCAAGGCGCCTGCAGCCAGACAAACAAAACGTGCTGAAATTCCAGAACAATATATTAATCCTTAAAAACCAAATCTACTGCTCTTTCACTTGCTTTTCCATCTTCTAGGCCGCAATATTTGGACCTAAAAGCACGATACTTTGTCTCATATTTCTTATTTATCTCATCTAAATGCAGCACTGCATCGATAATGTCTTCTGTTGTTTTCAATAATGGACCTGGGGCCTCATCTTCAAAGTCGATATAGAACCCTCTCAGATTATCTCGGTAATCATCTAAATCATACGTATAATACAGGATTGGTCTATTCGTATTAGCAAAATCAAACATAACAGAAGAATAATCGGTCATTAATATATCACTAATTAAGTAAAGCTCTTGTATATCAGGATATTTCGATACATTCATCACAAAGTCTCGATACTCTTCTGGAATCGTTAAATTATTGCTAATAACGACGTGCATACGTAACAATAGAATATATTCATCCCCAAGCGCTTGTTTCATCGCTTCTAAATCAAAATTAAGTTCAAACACAAATTTATTGTTTTTCGATGTTTGATTGTCGCGGAACGTTGGCGCATATAAAATCACTTTCTTGTCGCTCGGTAATTTTAATTTACGAACAATCTCCTTCGATAATCCATCGACGTCATCTCGGTAAAACAAATCATTTCTCGGATAACCCACTTCAAGCATTTCTTTCTCATAACGAAAGGCGCTTCTAAATGCTTTTGACGCATATGGGCTAGGTGAAATTAAGTAATCCCATGTTTTCGTCGCATGATGCACTCTATTTAAATATTCATCGTCTCTTCCTTGAATATTTTCAATATCAAATTGCATTTTCTTCAGCGGCGTTCCATGCCACGTTTGAAGATACGTCGTTTCCTTCCGCTTACTTAAGTAAGTTGGGAAGTTTTGATTGTTCACCCAATAGCCCGCTTTTGCTAAATAATAATAATATTCGGGGCTCAATCGCTGAATCCGCTTCGTCTGCTTATCCTTAACTGGTAGATTCTTATTATAAACCCATACTTTTTTATAAGGAGCGTCCCTTTTTAACAGCTCTTCATAAATATATTTTGGACTATCAGAAAACTGTTTTCCAAGTCCACTTTCAAACAGGATTAAATTTTTATCAACCGGAATAACCTTTGACATCACTTTATAAGCTTTTTTCATAATCGGGAAATAATGCTTGCTCTTTCTAAAGCGATTTTTCAACACATTGGAAACAGGGTGATGAACAGCTTTCGCGACTAAGCCCTCTTCTTTTTCAGCTTCCTGAACCGCTTCATATATACGCTCACTTGAATTTAAATCTCGATATTTAATAAAACGATTGGCTCTTTCAATATACTCTTCCTTCATGATGAAATCACTGTTAGCAGACTCTTCAAGCTTCACGAGCAAGTCCTCAAGCTCATTGACGATATCTCCCGGAAGATCTTTATCTAAATTCAAATGTGACGGGCGTTTCCCAATAAACCGGCTTCTATCAAATTGATAATAGATGACAGGTTTGTGTAGAAAACTAAAGTCAAAGGCGACACTTGAATAGTCCGTAATCATAATCGCACTTTCTTTAATCAAACGCTGTACATCCACTTCCCCTTGACTAATGACTTTAACAGGAGCATCTTGGAAATAATGCGTAAACTTTTGCATATTCGGATGCAAGCAAAAGATAATTTCAAACTGATGTGTTTTCGCAAGTGAATGCAAATCAGGATGATGAATCAGCTGTTGATAGCGCTCGAAATATTCACTTTCCAAAAACGCCTCGTCCGATGTAATCCAGTCTCTCCAAGTCGGAATAACTAATAGCTGCTTTTTCACAGCGACATCTTTTTCAAACAGCTTATCAAAACGCGAAAGCCCCGTGACAAACACTTCATTTTCATCATAGCCAAAGTCCGTGACAATCATATCTTTTTCAAAATCAGAGCTCACGAGGAAAATATCCGTATTAAAACCTGAAGACGAATTTTTCCCATAATTGGCGACCATATTCTTCGTCCCCATAACCCCATGCTGAAGAAATACTTTTAACGCCTTCACTTTTCTTTTAAAAGAACCTGTACGGATTGGATATAAATAATCCGGATGATGCGATGAAATGACTCTCGTTGAAATAAGTGTCTTCATAATATGTTCTTTTGATTTGAAATATAAAACATTGCCTAACGGTTCCACATTTTTTGCTTCTGGAGATTCTTTTTCAATCACATAGTAGACTTCTTTGTCAGGGTAGTTCTGTCTCATATGCTTAAAGAAATGATATCCCGTATCCTGTGCTTTATAAGTTCGTTCTCCAACGATCCACACATCATCTTTCTTATGAGCGGCTCGCAGAAGCTTCGACCAACGCATTTTCTTTTTTAAGAAACGATACGTTTCCACAGGAAAGTTGTACACTTCTAACGAAAGATTGGAGGCTTTAAAGGTAAAATAAGGATTAATGACCGCTACTGCATCATTTTTTTGTACAGAATCTTCCTTAATAAATAACTTCACTCTTGTCGTCGGACGGCCAATCCGCACTAATTTCTCTTCTTCTTGATCATGCAGCTCTAAATTTAAATAAAAATCGTATATGTCATCTTCCCATTGATCACTCACTAAATGTTCACGGTCAAACTCCAATACATATTCATAACGATTTAGGCCATACTTCTTTATCGTGGCCTCTTCTTTATGAAGAAAAGAAACATGTGCAGAATATTCCTTCTTATTATTTCTTCCTCTAACAACCCCTTCTCCAGATACAATTCTAGAGTTCTTCGTAAACATTTTTCCTTCGATAACCATCTTATTTGCTTGATTTTGAATTTTATCAATCTGTAACTTAATAGAAGGAGATAGAATGACATTATAAGCAAAGGATATATTCCCTTTTTTCGTTATAATAAATCCGCCTTGTTTCTCTCCCGATTGATGCGCCTGTGTCTGTTGAATAACTGTATTTTGAAAGCGTCCAAAACGAATGAAGTATTCGGCTACTTTCACTCCATTTTCCTCGAAAAACTCCGCTTGCTCTTCAATTCGTTCTAACGTTTTTTCTGCTAATTCTTCAACAGGAACCTGTACTTTGAGATAACAATCGTATATCGTTGGTTCAAGATCTTGAAACTTGTTCAGCAACTCTTCCAAATTAACCTGAAATAGAAAGTTAGGAGTCGGAGCAATTTCTGCAACCTTTATTACATCTTCTTCCTCTCTTCTAGATCTAAACCACAGTTCCTTGGCACAGTAATACTCTTTAGAAAACTCTCCTTGGATTGTAACGTTTTCTTTATCTTGCACAATCGATATATTGTGCTTCAATTTCACTTTAGGTCTTTTCTTATATAGTAAATTTCGAAAAGAACTCCATCTCATAGAAATCACCCATAATTCTTAGTTTAAGTTAGGCTTTTTACGGCTGTTTAGTACCTTTAAAATCATATACGTTTTTTTATTTTTTCTCAATAGTGCTATACTTTTGTGCCATTTGTTTCATTTTATTAGTTTGTACCGTCCTGAGAAAGGGCAGGAGGCGCTCTACTTATTCAAAAAATTCTCGTTTTTCTTCTATAATATGTCCATTTAGACGCGAACTACTTCGCCTCTATTCATCCTATTTTACAAGCTCATTACAAATACGTTACAAAATTAAACATCCCTCATTTCCTTTACATCACATGCTAGAATTAATAGGTTAATAGATTATTATGGATACTCTAGCAATTTTAACGAAATGAGGAGAATGTATGCTGCAAAAGATTCGCAACTATTTTTTCACGCTGCTATTTGTACTCGCTCTGCTGCCTCTTTCAACTTCTATCGCTTCCGCTGCTACTACTTTGCAAGGTGTAGCGTTAGATGGTTCCACGAAGGTGTACGAGCAAACAAACACAAGTTCAACAGTTTTAAAAAGCTATAGTCAAGGAACGATTCTTCGTTACCAAGCATATAGTGACAATTGGTATAAGGCGTCGGTCTATGTAAGTGGCAAAGCCGTTACTGGTTACATCCATCAAGACGATGTTGAAACGGCGACGACATCCCCTGTGTCTGTCTCTGTAATCGGTTTAGATCAACCAACGAACGTATACACTAAAGCTTCAACAAGCTCTGCTACAGTAAAATCATACGCTCAAGGAACGATTCTTAAAATGCAAACCTTCACATCTAAATGGTATGCTGCAACTGTATATGTGAATGGCGAAAAGAAAACAGGCTATATTTATAAAGGCGATGTTGAAAAGATCATTACATCTCCAGAACCTGTTTCTGGAATCGGTTTAAAGCAGCCAACAAACGTCTATGCGAAAGCTTCTACAAGTGCTACTAAGTTAAAGTCTTATGCACAAGGAACGATTCTCAAAATGCAAACTTTCACATCTAAATGGTATGCTGCAACCGTATATGTGAATGGCGAAAAGAAAACAGGCTATATTCACGTCAATGATATTGAGAAAATTTGGACTTCCAAGCAACAACTTTTGGAAGGTGCAGCTTTAAAAAATCCAACCAACGTATATAGTAAAGCATCTACCAATGCTTCTGTATTAAGAAGCTATACGCAAAGTAAAGTGTTAAAATACCGAACATTTTCTGAGAATTGGTATACGGCAACCATATACATATCAGGAACATCAACAACTGGTTACATACATAAAGACGATGTCAAAGGTTTATCTTACTATAACTTAACAGTAGATGAAGCGACAGCAATGCAAGTCAAAGTGAATCCTATGACAGATGAGTCCGGCTCTTGGAAAGCAGCCAATGCAACACAAGTTAAACATTACGTAGATCCAACGAACTTCTTAGCGAATGACACATCTTCCTATCAGTTCTTAGTTCTATCAGACCTCGCAGGCACAAAGGCCACAGAACTTAATAATGCTTTATTAAGTGGAAAAGGCATTCTAGCTAATCAAGGAGAAGCCTTCATTACAGCGGCTAAAACACATGGTGTAAATGAAATTTATTTAATTAGCCATGCCTTGCTTGAAACAGGAAATGGCTACTCTACTCTTTCAAATGGTGTAAAAGTAAGCGAAGTAGACGGCGAAGCGGTTACACCAAAAGTCGTTTATAATATGTTCGGAATCGGTGCTAAAGATGCTTGTGCCCTGCAGTGCGGTTCTGAATACGCCTATAAAGCTGGCTGGACAACTCCTGAAAAAGCGATTATCGGCGGTGCACAGTTCATCGGAAATGGTTATGTAAATGCTGGCCAAGATACACTATATAAAATGCGCTGGAATCCAGCAGGTATGGAGAAATACGGATATGCGACACACCAATATGCAACAGATATTGGCTGGGCTGTTAAACAAACCGATCGAATTGCTAAGATGTATGATGCCCTTTCTACATACAATCTTCAATTAGATGTAACAACGTATCTACCAACTTATTAAACTATGAAAAACGCAAGATTGCCCCGAATAGGACACTCTCCCTATTCGGGGTTTTCTATGTTAAAAGGTGATTTATATTGAATATCCACTAGATACATTATAAAATGGAGGATAAATCCGAACGCATTGTAATATTTGAACAATTGATGTTAAAATTTTGTTGTTTCATTGTAAATATAATAGGTTATAATAAAGTAGGCTTATCTTATCTCTTCTCCACTATGATGGACTTTTTCGTTCATAAATATTCTATTGATTATAGATTGAAACGACCTACGGGAGGAAATAAAACATGAAAAAAGTAATCACATATGGAACCTTTGATTTACTTCATTGGGGACATATTAATTTATTAAAGCGCGCTAGAGAATTAGGCGATTATTTAATCGTTGCGATTTCAACAGATGAATTCAATGCATTAAAAGATAAAAAAGCGTACCATAGCTTCGAAAACCGAAAAATGATTTTAGAATCCATTCGTTACGTTGATAAAGTCATTCCAGAAAACAACTGGGAACAAAAGAAAGAAGATATTATTCGCGAAGGCATTGACATCTTTGTTATGGGAGACGATTGGAAAGGCAAATTCGATGAGTTATCAGAAGTATGTGAAGTCGTATACTTGCCAAGAACAATCGGTATCTCTACTTCCCAAATTAAAGATGATCTTTTGCAAGTTAAATAATGACTAGGGAACTTTTTATAGAAGGATATTTACTTTTCATTAAAGTACTATTCTCTATCTGTAAACTCTTCCCTGTACGAAATAAGATTGCCTTTGTCTCTTCGTTCGGTGATAATTGCCAATTTCTTTTGGATGAAATCAATCAACAAAGCATTCCCATTCAAAAAGTATTGTTAACAAAATCAGGCAGCAATCTTGATGCAAAGGGCGATGGACATACCATCGTCCTTCCGTTTGAAACGAAGAATATCTTTCATATGTTACGGGCTTTTTATCATCTTGCTACGTCGAAATGGGTTGTCATCGATAATTACTTTGGCTTTCTTGCTGCCGTTACCTTCAAACAAGAAGTAACCTGTGTACAAGTATGGCACGCAGCAGGAGCGGTTAAACAGTTTGGTCTGCGCGATCCATCTGTTCAATATCGTTCAGCACGAGCTCAAAAACGTTTTTTAGAGGTGTACCGCCGCTTTCATTACGTGACAACCGGCTCAGAGATTATGGCTGATATCTATAAAGAAAGCTTCCAAGTAGAAGATCGCCAAATTTTACGGACAGGTGTACCGAGAACGGATTTCTTTTTTGATGAACAGGCAAAAGAGCGCTCACGCCGCGCTTTTTACCAAGCGTTCCCAGAGCTAAAAACTAAACGAATTATTCTCTATGCCCCAACCTTTCGCGATGAAGAGTTACATGCCGACACCATTGCGTTAGATTTAGATTTGCTGTATAAAGAGCTGCATGAGAAGGATTATGTTGTTTTATTAAAGCTTCATCCTGCTGTAACAATGAATCAAAATATGACGCAGCAATTTCCTGGCTTTGTGTATCAAATAAAACGTGGATTGCAGATAAACGAGCTATTAGTTATAACCGATTTATTAATTACGGACTATTCTTCGATTCCTTTTGAATTTTCTTTCTTCCAAAAGCCCATGCTCTTTTTTGCTTATGATTTAGAACAATATGCTGAGCGTCGCGGTTTTTGGGAAGATTATACAGAAAGTATGCCCGGTCCTATTGTGTATAATACTGAAGAAATTGTCGAAAAAATCCACTCACATGATTTCATGCTTGAAAAAGTGGCACCATTTAACGAGAAATGGAACACCTATTCCAATGGACAATCGAGTAAACAGCTTATAGACCTTTTACTTTCAGCAGAAATGAAAAAAAATGCCCGTGCATAATGCATGGGCATTTTTCGTATGCTAGTTATAACGTGGTACATCATATTCCGCTGTATAGCTATCGAGCAGTGAATATAACTGCTCAAAAGAGCGTGTTTGTTTAACGGCCCAACCGATATCTGTTGCATATTGATGATACGGAACTCCTTTTGTCACAAGAGCCTCTGGATTCCATCTCATTTCATAGAGCGTATCTTGTCCGGCATAAATATAATTTTCAGCGGCAAATTTTGCTCCTTCAATAATCGCTTTATCTGCCGTTGTCCAACCTTCATTGAACGCACGTCTTGCTCCACATTCAAGCGCACAGTTATCATAAGCGCCAATACCGTACATATTATACACTTTTGCTTCATACGACTTGGCATCATTATCTAGCACAACAATTTCTTTCTCACCATTTTCGTTATAAACAATTTTACCTTTACTATCTTTTTTCGTTTGCACTTTCACCCCTGTTGCTAATCGGGATGTACCGTTCCCCGTTTCAAGAGATGAATGAGAGATTAAGTAAATTTCATTCACATCGTACTTAAACCCAGCTTTTAAATAAGCATTGGCTCGATTTTTTAAAATCCCTTTATTGTATAGAATTTTGTTATTCAACTCATCTTCATTTAAAGCAGAGAACGCAGAAAGCTTCACATATTGATAATATTCCTTCTCGTTTTGATTCGTAAAGCTGTCTGGATTCAAGTAATACTTCGTATCAGTTTTTGAAGCATTCACCCAGCTGGTTAAAATTTTATAATAGTCCGTATCATTAAATGACTTTTCACCTTGAATCGTCACGTTCGTATTCGCTTTTAGATTTCCTAATAAGCGGGATGAAGTCGTAATAATCTCAACTTTATCGACCGTTTTTCCGCTCGTTCCTGTAGAAGCTAGTTTCACACTGCTTTTTGGAACATATGCGCCATATTTCTTATCGGTTTGTGGTGAAGTCGTCATTTGCTTCGTTAAAGCTGTATCCAGTGTAATGTTATGGCTACTGTAGGCAACCGACTTCTTTTTTGATTTCTTCGTTACATTCACTTGAATGCGTGCATCCCCTGTATGGTCATAATAGCGTACTTCAATAATTGCAATACCAGGATCTAGCTTGATTTCTTGGTTAAACGTATACGTTCCGTTTTTCCAATAATCAATCTGTTTTTTGCCGTTTACATATACGCGGATACCGTCATTCGCTCCACCAGAGATAATATAAGTACCACCGCTTAGATTAGTTCGCTTCACAAACTTTGCTGAAAACCCATTGCTTGGAATGCCAGAAGCAGGAGATGTTGTGCCCCACTTATAATTCAACTTACTAGCTGTTTGTTTCACTCGACTTCCTTTTAATTCTTTTTGATCATAAAACGTAACATCCCATTTTCCTAGAGGTGTCACAGTGGAGGCCTCTTTTAAATCAACCTGCAATCTTGCACTGCCACTCTCATTGTAGTACTGCACTTTGATTGTATGCGTTCCCTTCTTCAAGGTCAGGTTTTTCTCAAAGTTTCTCGTACCAGGCTTCCACCCATCCACTTGTTTCTTACCGTCTACATAAATTCTGATGCCATCATTGGCTTTGCCCATCAATATGTACTTCGTGTCTTTTGCCACAACTACTTTCTTTTGATACACGGCAGAATACGTTCCTGCTGGAATCTTTGTATGCGGCGCTTTAGAGCCCCAAGAAGCATTCAACGACTTAACGGACGTACTAACTGGTGTTCCAGTGAAGTTTTTACTTGGGAAAAGTAATCCCGTCCACTGCTCTGTTGATAGTTTCACAGCCACTTTATTGACATCTACTGTAATATAGGCCGTCCCTGTTTGATCATAATAGTGGACTTCAATCTTATGCTCGCCTTTTGAAAGCATCACATCTTTGCTAAATATATGTGAGCCAGACTTCCAATCATCCACTTGTTTCTTCCCATCCACATATACTCTCACGCCATCATTTGCTTTACCGGAAATTCGGTAAGCTCCCCCGCTTGAAACGGAAATCGTTTTCGTCATTTTTGCAGAAAAACGATTTTGCGGGATTCCTTTAACAGGATTTGAAGTTCCCCATGAGTAGTTTATACGGTCTGCTTGCTTCTGTACCGTTGAACCTGTAAAGTTCAACTTTGAATAATACGTCACCGTCCACTTACTTTCGCTTGCCTCCGCTTTTGAAATCGCATATTCACTGCTAGTAAATAGACACATAAACAAAGCAAGCACACTAGCAACTAACCATTTTGCCCTAATCACACCTTCACCTCTAATTCTTTTTATTTTACCCTTTCTATAATTATCGGAGAATAAGAGGACTTTGTGAACAAGTTTTGTAGATTTTTGGATAATTTGTATTAATCATAGGATTCCACTATACATCATGCTAAAATTAACTATTATCAAACTAGTTATTATACAAATATATATAAATGACTAGTACGAGGAGATTTATCATGAGAACTTTACTTTCCTTTTTACTTATTTTCACTCTTTATTTAATCAATGGATCGTTAGCAGCAGCGACCGATCCTTCAGCTAATCAATTAATTATTAAATTTAACGATTCAACAAGTTCTACTCAAAAGCAAACGATTTTTCAAACCGTTCACGCCAATGAGCTTTCAACGATTGAAAATGGGAACTTTTCACTTATATCACTCCCGGAAGGAAGCGATTTAAATACGGTCGCTGCTACGCTTTCAGCATTCCAACAAGTAGAATTAGTCGATCGAAACTATGAAGTGACGCCGAATCATACGCCATCTGATCCTTACTATTCAAAGCAATGGCATCTAAAAAAAATCAATATGCCAAAAGCGTGGAATGTCACATTTGGAAGTCCCGATATTAAAGTAGCCGTGATTGATGCCGGGGTTCAAACGAGTCATCCAGACTTAAAAGCACATATCATTGCACCTTACAATGCGCTTACCGGCGGAAAGTCGATACCAGCTAGCGCTCATGGAACCCATGTTGCTGGAATTATCGCTGCCTCAATGAATAAAACAGGTATTACCGGCATTGCACCGAAAGTAAAGATTATTCCTATTAATGTATTCGAAGGTGAAGAAGCCGATATTTATACAGTCGTTGATGGCATCGATTATGCGGTTCAAGCAGGCGCTGATATTATCAATTTAAGCTTAACAACAGAAGATTACACCGATGTACTGGACTATGCTGTTCAAGAAGCCTATAAAAAAGGCGTAATCGTTGTCGCCGCTGCCGGAAACGATAACACAAGTCGCCTTCAGTATCCTGCATCACATAAGCACGTCATTGCAGTGAGTGCGACGACACAAAAGGATACGCGAGCTGCATTTTCTAATTTCGGTTCCTATATTGACCTAGCCGCTCCTGGTGTCGACATCTACTCGACGGTTCCAAAGGGCCGCTACGCGAAAGACAGCGGAACATCCATGGCTGCACCAACCGTCAGCGGAGCTTGTGCTTTAATCTTATCGAAGAATCCGTTCCTTACCCCAACAGAAGTCGAGAATATTTTAAAAAAATCAAGCGTTGATTTAGGAGCTAAAGGACGGGACAAATATTACGGCTACGGAAGAATCAATGCCTATGCAGCCTTAAAACAAACACCTGCACTACCGATGTCAAAGCTTAAACTATCTAGTCGTACGATTGCTTTCAATGGAACAAATAATCTACCTATATCCTTTAGCGCTAAAAAAGGAACAAAAATCTCTTTATATATTAAAAATTCAAAGGGTCAGGTTATTCGAAGACTAGCTACAAATAAAGCCTGGACAGGCGGCACGTACACAAGGAGATGGGATGGAAAAACAGATAGCGGCTCCTTTGCACCATCTGGTCAAATAAAAGTCACAGCTAAAATGAGCAACGGAAAACATTCCGTTTACAGAGTCGCTTATGTCACCGTTCGAAATACGTAAACAAGTAATCACAAATTTATCTAAAATGAGACAAATTCAAACAATATACAAGTACAAAATGGCATATATACCGTAAACACGACAGTAACCGACTCAAATAAACAAAAAAGTAACCATGACCATTAAACTAATTACCAACCAAAAAAATACTTTACTCTAAAAACTTTCCATATTCATGGGAAGTTTTTTTTAGAAATTTGTAATATTTTTTTCAATAAAATCAGTTATATATACCTATTAAACCACTTTGTAATATAACTGTAATATAATTCCCACTCTTTTGTTTGATAGAATAGGAACAAAGATATATGAGAGATTCATGGGAGGTAAACGTTCGTGAAAAAAAGTATTGTCGCTTTTTCAGCAGCAGCTCTGCTATCAGGTCTATTTGTTTCATCTGCTTCAGCCAGTACTTATACTGTCAAAAAAGGCGACACACTTACAAAAATCGCCAAAAAGTATAATTTGACTGTTAACAAGTTAAAAGAATTAAATAACTTAAAGTCTAATACAATCTATGCGAACCAAAAATTAGTGACATCTGCTTCTAAAGCAAAAAAAGAAACGACAGCAGCAAAAGCAACTGTTTCTATCAAAAATGAAAAAACGACTACTTACAAAGTAGTAGCTGGCGATACATTAACCAAGATTGCAAACAAACATAATTTAACATTAGGTGAGTTGAAACAACTAAATAAATTGTCTTCTAATGTCATTAAAGTCGGGGACACATTAATTGTATCCAGCTCATCAACGGAAACCATTATCGACTTACCAGAAGAAACAAAGCCATCAGCTAATACATATGAGAAAGAAAATGGTCCAAACATCGACAAAGTCATCGCAGAAGCCAAAAAGGTAATCGGTACACCTTATTCATGGGCTGGTTCAACTCCTGCAGGCTTTGATTGCAGCGGTTTTGTTTATTATGCATTTAAACAAGCCGGATATAGCATTTCTAGACATTCTTCTTCTACTTATTACGCTCTTGGCAAAAAAGTATCCTCACCACAGCGAGGCGACTTAGTCTTTTTCGCTACAGGCTCAAACAGATCGGTCGTTAACCACCTTGGCATTTATTTAGGCGATAATCAATTTATTCATGCAAGCTCAAGCAAAGGTGTCATGATTAGCTCTGTCAACAGCTCTTACTATAAAAGTAGATTAATAGGCTATAAAAAATTAGACTTTTAAACCACCGAGCTTATTACCAAGCTCGTTTTTTTTATGAAATAACTCAATATTCTATTCAAAAGGTGACTCGTATGAACAAATTAAAGCTACTCCTATCCGTATTGATTTGTTTCGGAATATCTTTTCTGTTCTCAGAAATTGCTTCCGCACAATCGTACATTGTCAATCCAAATCAAACGTATACGTATTCTAAAATGGTCAAAGATATAAAAAAATTAGAACAAGCCTATCCCGATTTAGTAGAGGCCAAAGTGATTGGGACCTCTGAATATGGACGGAATATTTATGCTGTCGCTCTTGGAAAAGGAGATGCGACTGTCTTCATCAACGGCTCCCATCACGCTCGTGAATGGATTACAACAACTGTTAATATGAACATGATTGATAAATATGCCTATGCTTATGAAGAAGGAAGCAAAATAAATGGGTATGATGCCAAGAAAATTTTAAACAGTACAACGATCTGGTTTATCCCAATGGTTAATCCAGATGGCGTAACGTTGCAACAAACAGGGCTTACATACTTCCCTAAGCAAGATCATGCTAAGTTGATTAAAATGAATGACGGAAGCAAAAACTTTCAGCGTTGGAAAGCAAACGGAAAAGGCATTGACTTAAACCGACAATATGATGCTCGCTGGAAATATATCAGCGGCGGCTCTGTACCAAAATTCAAAAATTACAAAGGCAAAAGCCCCGAATCAGCAAAAGAAACAAAGGTTGTCCTCGATTTCGTTAAAGATACGGACCCGGAAATGGCCATTTCCTATCATTCAAGCGGGCAAATCCTTTTCTGGAAATACGGTCAAACAGGCAGCCGTTATACAAGAGATCGTACACATGCT from Peribacillus asahii carries:
- a CDS encoding glucosaminidase domain-containing protein, translated to MLQKIRNYFFTLLFVLALLPLSTSIASAATTLQGVALDGSTKVYEQTNTSSTVLKSYSQGTILRYQAYSDNWYKASVYVSGKAVTGYIHQDDVETATTSPVSVSVIGLDQPTNVYTKASTSSATVKSYAQGTILKMQTFTSKWYAATVYVNGEKKTGYIYKGDVEKIITSPEPVSGIGLKQPTNVYAKASTSATKLKSYAQGTILKMQTFTSKWYAATVYVNGEKKTGYIHVNDIEKIWTSKQQLLEGAALKNPTNVYSKASTNASVLRSYTQSKVLKYRTFSENWYTATIYISGTSTTGYIHKDDVKGLSYYNLTVDEATAMQVKVNPMTDESGSWKAANATQVKHYVDPTNFLANDTSSYQFLVLSDLAGTKATELNNALLSGKGILANQGEAFITAAKTHGVNEIYLISHALLETGNGYSTLSNGVKVSEVDGEAVTPKVVYNMFGIGAKDACALQCGSEYAYKAGWTTPEKAIIGGAQFIGNGYVNAGQDTLYKMRWNPAGMEKYGYATHQYATDIGWAVKQTDRIAKMYDALSTYNLQLDVTTYLPTY
- the tagD gene encoding glycerol-3-phosphate cytidylyltransferase, whose product is MKKVITYGTFDLLHWGHINLLKRARELGDYLIVAISTDEFNALKDKKAYHSFENRKMILESIRYVDKVIPENNWEQKKEDIIREGIDIFVMGDDWKGKFDELSEVCEVVYLPRTIGISTSQIKDDLLQVK
- a CDS encoding CDP-glycerol glycerophosphotransferase family protein; protein product: MRWSSFRNLLYKKRPKVKLKHNISIVQDKENVTIQGEFSKEYYCAKELWFRSRREEEDVIKVAEIAPTPNFLFQVNLEELLNKFQDLEPTIYDCYLKVQVPVEELAEKTLERIEEQAEFFEENGVKVAEYFIRFGRFQNTVIQQTQAHQSGEKQGGFIITKKGNISFAYNVILSPSIKLQIDKIQNQANKMVIEGKMFTKNSRIVSGEGVVRGRNNKKEYSAHVSFLHKEEATIKKYGLNRYEYVLEFDREHLVSDQWEDDIYDFYLNLELHDQEEEKLVRIGRPTTRVKLFIKEDSVQKNDAVAVINPYFTFKASNLSLEVYNFPVETYRFLKKKMRWSKLLRAAHKKDDVWIVGERTYKAQDTGYHFFKHMRQNYPDKEVYYVIEKESPEAKNVEPLGNVLYFKSKEHIMKTLISTRVISSHHPDYLYPIRTGSFKRKVKALKVFLQHGVMGTKNMVANYGKNSSSGFNTDIFLVSSDFEKDMIVTDFGYDENEVFVTGLSRFDKLFEKDVAVKKQLLVIPTWRDWITSDEAFLESEYFERYQQLIHHPDLHSLAKTHQFEIIFCLHPNMQKFTHYFQDAPVKVISQGEVDVQRLIKESAIMITDYSSVAFDFSFLHKPVIYYQFDRSRFIGKRPSHLNLDKDLPGDIVNELEDLLVKLEESANSDFIMKEEYIERANRFIKYRDLNSSERIYEAVQEAEKEEGLVAKAVHHPVSNVLKNRFRKSKHYFPIMKKAYKVMSKVIPVDKNLILFESGLGKQFSDSPKYIYEELLKRDAPYKKVWVYNKNLPVKDKQTKRIQRLSPEYYYYLAKAGYWVNNQNFPTYLSKRKETTYLQTWHGTPLKKMQFDIENIQGRDDEYLNRVHHATKTWDYLISPSPYASKAFRSAFRYEKEMLEVGYPRNDLFYRDDVDGLSKEIVRKLKLPSDKKVILYAPTFRDNQTSKNNKFVFELNFDLEAMKQALGDEYILLLRMHVVISNNLTIPEEYRDFVMNVSKYPDIQELYLISDILMTDYSSVMFDFANTNRPILYYTYDLDDYRDNLRGFYIDFEDEAPGPLLKTTEDIIDAVLHLDEINKKYETKYRAFRSKYCGLEDGKASERAVDLVFKD